The sequence TTGGTCACGTCGGGCCACGCGCTGGACGCCACCGAACGCCAACTCGCCGACGGGGTGTTTGACGATTTGGCGCAGTGCGTGGCGCACCTGCTGGCCGAATCAACCGACGGGCAATAACCCATCCTGCCGCAACCGCTCGGCGATGTGCTCGGGGCGGATCGCCTCCAAGCTGCTGGCGCGCAACATGCGCATCAGCGGATCGTGATCCAACGGCGGGCGCGGCCCCAGCACCACATAACTCGGGCGCTCGCACGCGGCGGCCAGGTTGGCAGCGCCGGTGTCATTGCCGATGCTGGCATCGCAAACGCGCAACGCAGCGGCGCTGCCCATCAGGGTTTCGCGGCACCACACGCGAATGCGTGCGTGCAGAGACTCGGGCAGGCAGTGCTGAATGTCCAGCGCCAGCGACTCTTCACCCGGCCCCCCCAAGATCAGCACACTGCCGCCAGCCTCCATCAGCAAACGCGCCAACTGCATGTAACGCAGCCCGCCCCATTGTTTGATCGGATCGGAGGTGCCAATCACCAGCGCAAACAGCGGGCGCGGTAAATCCGCCAAGCGGGCGCGCGCCTGCTCAACCAGCACCTCGGGCACCCTCACCCGAGGAGGCAGCGGTTGTGAACAAAACCCGTGCGCCATCGACAACGCGGCCACCTCATGAAAAATCGGCACCGCCTTGCCTTCATAGGGGTGGATGTAGGGCGGCTGGTTCAACCAGCACCGCTGCCCCGTGTCGAAACCGTAACCCACACGCTGCGGAATGCGCGCCAGCCACGCCACACTCGCCAGCGTTGCACTCTTGCTGAAAATCACGATGCGATCGAGGTGCAAGGTGCGTAACTCGCGTGCAAACTGGCGCATGCCCTGCCAGCCCGTATGCGTCGCCGTACGTTGCCCACCGCGCAGAGCCCGTCGCTCAAACGCCACCACCCGCTCAACCCACGGTTCATGCGCCAGCAGCTGGTTGGCACACGTTGTCGGCGACGCGATGACGGTGACACGCCCGCCTCGGCTTTGTTCAGCGATTTTTTCGAAAAAGGGCAAATGCCAAATCAGATCCCCAATGCCAAACTCATCGTGCCACACAGCCGTAGAGGGGCGGGTGTCCGACAACGCTGGGGAAGAAGATGCCTTGCGATGAACCATCGTGAAATGTGTGCGAATCAGCGCTGGGCCAACTTGGCCAGCAAGTGAACCGGGAGGCGTTGCATGACCTCAGCCGGCGTGATGGCCGACAA is a genomic window of Vitreoscilla filiformis containing:
- a CDS encoding glycosyltransferase family 9 protein — protein: MVHRKASSSPALSDTRPSTAVWHDEFGIGDLIWHLPFFEKIAEQSRGGRVTVIASPTTCANQLLAHEPWVERVVAFERRALRGGQRTATHTGWQGMRQFARELRTLHLDRIVIFSKSATLASVAWLARIPQRVGYGFDTGQRCWLNQPPYIHPYEGKAVPIFHEVAALSMAHGFCSQPLPPRVRVPEVLVEQARARLADLPRPLFALVIGTSDPIKQWGGLRYMQLARLLMEAGGSVLILGGPGEESLALDIQHCLPESLHARIRVWCRETLMGSAAALRVCDASIGNDTGAANLAAACERPSYVVLGPRPPLDHDPLMRMLRASSLEAIRPEHIAERLRQDGLLPVG